A stretch of Trichomycterus rosablanca isolate fTriRos1 chromosome 8, fTriRos1.hap1, whole genome shotgun sequence DNA encodes these proteins:
- the trmt112 gene encoding multifunctional methyltransferase subunit TRM112-like protein: protein MKRRKKKALFSSRWRTRASFFCLRTEAPAMKLLTHNMLTSHVKGVTKGYPLLIKATEVQTKEVEFNPQFVSRMIPKLEWSALVQAAGGLGYTQDLPTAPVSDYENDEDFLRKVHKILLEVEVIEGTLQCPESGREFPISRGVPNMLLNDDES from the exons atgaagaggagaaaAAAGAAGGCCCTTTTCTCCTCTAGGTGGCGGACACGGGCTTCCTTTTTCTGTTTACG TACAGAAGCTCCAGCGATGAAACTGCTAACACATAACATGCTAACCTCTCATGTGAAAGGTGTAACTAAGGGATACCCGCTGCTCATCAAG GCAACAGAGGTCCAAACAAAAGAAGTTGAGTTCAACCCTCAGTTTGTGAGCCGAATGATTCCTAAGCTTGAGTGGAGCGCTTTAGTCCAGGCAGCTGGAGGG CTGGGATACACCCAGGACTTGCCCACTGCTCCTGTATCAGACTATGAAAATGATGAAGACTTTTTACGCAAAGTACACAAAATCCTGCTGGAG GTGGAGGTAATAGAAGGGACTTTGCAGTGTCCTGAGTCTGGTAGAGAATTCCCGATCTCCAGAGGAGTTCCCAACATGCTGCTCAATGATGATGAGTCGTAG